One region of Nitrososphaera sp. genomic DNA includes:
- the rpl7ae gene encoding 50S ribosomal protein L7Ae, with product MSKPYYVKFEASKDLVNAVYEAVRMAKQSGKVRKGTNETTKAIERGISKLVVIAEDVEPPEVVAHLPILCEERNAPFIFVPSKQQLGASLGIDVGSAAATIIDAGEGQHIVEQVVSSIAGLKAKKE from the coding sequence ATGAGCAAGCCATATTATGTCAAGTTTGAAGCATCTAAAGATTTGGTGAACGCTGTTTACGAAGCTGTTAGAATGGCAAAGCAGAGTGGCAAAGTCAGAAAGGGAACAAACGAGACTACAAAAGCAATCGAGCGTGGAATTTCAAAACTCGTCGTCATTGCCGAGGATGTCGAGCCCCCAGAAGTCGTTGCGCACTTGCCTATTCTGTGCGAAGAGCGGAATGCACCTTTCATATTTGTGCCCAGCAAGCAGCAGCTTGGTGCGTCGCTAGGCATTGATGTTGGATCTGCCGCCGCGACCATTATTGATGCCGGCGAAGGTCAGCACATTGTAGAGCAGGTAGTTAGCTCCATCGCTGGCCTGAAAGCCAAGAAGGAGTAG